One genomic region from Chrysemys picta bellii isolate R12L10 chromosome 16, ASM1138683v2, whole genome shotgun sequence encodes:
- the APOC3 gene encoding apolipoprotein C-III, with translation MKALLLLALLGLALLAAVAQAEAPGEEETIVKKVHDYVQHVAQTAKDTLTKVQKSEVAQQARDWVNLRAEDVHQFWDVLKDKFSALWEQQPPGQ, from the exons ATGaaggccctgctcctcctcgcgctCCTCGGCCTGGCACTGCTCGCTGCCGTGGCAC AGGCGGAGGCCCCCGGGGAGGAGGAAACCATCGTGAAGAAGGTGCACGATTATGTCCAGCACGTGGCTCAGACGGCCAAGGACACCTTAACCAAGGTCCAGAAATCCGAGGTGGCTCAGCAGGCCAG GGACTGGGTCAATCTGCGTGCTGAGGACGTACACCAGTTTTGGGATGTGCTAAAGGACAAGTTCTCTGCGCTCTGGGAGCAACAGCCGCCTGGGCAGTGA
- the APOA1 gene encoding apolipoprotein A-I yields MRSAVILALLFLTGTQARYFWQHDDPQTPLDRLKDMVQVYLETVKASGKEAIAQFETSAVGKQLDLKLSDNLDSLTVAAQKLQEDYKETWGLWVKDTEALKQELTKEMEEVKQKIQPFLEQFYKKWTEELETYRQKLAPIGEELKEMTKQKVEALQQKLTPVAEEARDRLRGHVDELRKNLTPYSDELRQKLTQKLQEIRQKGIPQAAEYQAKVIQHLTAFREKVTPLVQDFKERLTPYAEGLKTRFLTLLDNLQKNMAQAN; encoded by the exons ATGAGATCCGCTGTGATCCTCGCCCTGTTGTTCCTCACAG GGACTCAGGCCCGCTACTTCTGGCAGCATGACGACCCGCAGACCCCCTTGGATCGCCTCAAGGACATGGTCCAGGTCTACCTGGAGACCGTCAAGGCCAGTGGCAAGGAAGCCATTGCCCAGTTTGAGACCTCTGCAGTTGGCAAACAGCTTGA CCTGAAGCTGTCTGACAACCTGGACTCCCTGACGGTGGCGGCGCAGAAACTGCAGGAGGACTACAAGGAGACCTGGGGGCTGTGGGTGAAGGACACAGAGGCCCTGAAGCAGGAGCTGACCAAGGAGATGGAGGAGGTGAAACAGAAGATCCAGCCCTTCCTGGAGCAGTTCTACAAGAAGTGGACAGAGGAGCTGGAGACCTATCGCCAGAAACTGGCCCCCATCGGCGAGGAGCTGAAGGAGATGACCAAGCAGAAGGTGGAGGCCCTGCAGCAGAAGCTGACCCCCGTGGCTGAGGAGGCCCGGGACCGGCTGCGCGGGCACGTGGATGAGCTGCGCAAGAACCTGACCCCCTACAGCGACGAGCTGCGTCAGAAGCTGACCCAGAAGCTGCAGGAGATTCGGCAGAAGGGCATCCCCCAGGCTGCCGAGTACCAGGCCAAGGTGATCCAGCACCTCACCGCCTTCCGAGAGAAGGTCACGCCCCTCGTGCAGGATTTCAAGGAGCGCCTGACCCCCTATGCTGAGGGCCTCAAGACCCGCTTCCTGACCCTGCTGGACAACCTCCAAAAGAACATGGCCCAGGCCAACTAG